One Micromonospora eburnea genomic region harbors:
- a CDS encoding error-prone DNA polymerase, whose translation MSFHNPNMPWSELEQVLSGRGRSRDERHLHVVDPLAVDADGGDSPAWNRKREQYEPPELPRPDAPVPYAELHAHSNFSFLDGASHPEELAEEAVRLGLTALAVTDHDGFYGVVRFAEAARALHLPTVFGAELSLGLPGPQNGEPDPHGSHLLVLAHGHEGYARLAATISRAQLRGGEKGRPVYGELEEVAAELRDHVLVLTGCRKGHVPGALLTEGVDAAARELDRLTTLFGPETVAVELTDHGHPVDADRNDALAELAAAAGLPTVATNNVHYATPGRRRLATTLAAVRARRSLDELDGWLPAAGTAHLRSGAEMAARFAAYPGAVARAAEFGRELAFDLQLVAPRLPAYPVPPGHTEMSWLRKLTMDGARERYGPPEAHPEAYAQLEHELRMIADLGFPGYFLVVYDIVAFCREQDIYCQGRGSAANSAVCYALRITNVDAVRHRLLFERFLAPERDGPPDIDVDIESDRREEVIQHVYARYGREHTAQVANVISYRPRSAVRDVARAFGFSPGQQDAWSKQIDRWGSVATVDVADIPEEVVTYANELQRFPRHLGIHSGGMVICDRPVIEVCPVEWGRMPGRSVLQWDKDDCAAVGLVKFDLLGLGMLSALHYGYDMIGSTLDLGDMALDDPEVYAMLCRADSVGVFQVESRAQMATLPRLKPREFYDLVVEVALIRPGPIQGGSVHPYIRRRNGQEPVTFPHPLMRNALEKTLGVPLFQEQLMQLAIDLAGFDAAEADQLRRAMGAKRSVERMAQIADRLYTGMAERGITGELADDVYRKLTAFASYGFPESHAMSFAYLVYASSWLKRYHPGPFLAALLNAQPMGFYSPQTLVDDARRHGVEVRRPDINASGARAVLESTPETRWGSQPGEPPHAWGLGGPAVRLGLGGVRTLGDDVAERIEAERTAHGAYRDMPDLARRVGLTAAQLEALATADAFACFGLTRRQALWAAGAAAQDRPGRLPGTVPGAAPPTLPGMEAVDRLVADVWATGLSPESHPARFVRDRLDALGAVPIDRLGRVEPGRRIRVGGIVTHRQRPATAGGVTFLNLEDETGMLNVTCSPGLWQRYRRVARTSAALVVRGRLHRHEGVTSLVADRLDAIDPPVTPASRDFR comes from the coding sequence AACTTCAGCTTCCTCGACGGCGCCAGCCACCCCGAGGAGCTGGCCGAGGAGGCGGTTCGGCTGGGGCTCACCGCGCTCGCCGTCACCGACCACGACGGCTTCTACGGCGTGGTGCGCTTCGCCGAGGCGGCCCGCGCGCTGCATCTGCCGACGGTCTTCGGCGCGGAGCTCTCCCTCGGGCTGCCCGGCCCGCAGAACGGCGAGCCCGACCCGCACGGGTCGCACCTGCTGGTGCTCGCCCACGGACACGAGGGGTACGCCCGCCTCGCCGCCACCATCTCCCGCGCCCAGCTGCGCGGCGGCGAGAAGGGCCGCCCGGTCTACGGCGAGCTGGAGGAGGTCGCCGCCGAGCTGCGCGACCACGTGCTGGTGCTCACCGGCTGCCGCAAGGGGCACGTGCCCGGTGCCCTGCTCACCGAGGGTGTCGACGCCGCCGCCCGGGAGCTGGACCGGCTCACCACGCTCTTCGGTCCGGAGACGGTGGCGGTGGAGCTGACCGATCACGGCCACCCGGTCGACGCCGACCGCAACGACGCCCTGGCCGAGCTGGCCGCCGCGGCGGGGCTGCCCACGGTCGCCACGAACAACGTGCACTACGCCACCCCGGGGCGCCGTCGGTTGGCCACCACCCTGGCCGCGGTCCGCGCCCGGCGCAGCCTGGACGAGCTCGACGGCTGGCTGCCCGCCGCCGGCACCGCGCACCTGCGCAGCGGCGCGGAGATGGCGGCGCGGTTCGCCGCGTACCCGGGGGCGGTGGCGCGGGCCGCCGAGTTCGGCAGGGAACTCGCCTTCGACCTGCAACTGGTCGCGCCGCGGCTGCCGGCGTACCCGGTGCCGCCGGGGCACACCGAGATGAGCTGGTTGCGCAAGCTGACCATGGACGGCGCCCGGGAACGCTACGGTCCGCCCGAGGCGCACCCGGAGGCGTACGCGCAGCTGGAGCACGAGCTGCGGATGATCGCCGACCTGGGCTTCCCCGGCTACTTCCTGGTGGTCTACGACATCGTCGCGTTCTGCCGGGAGCAGGACATCTACTGCCAGGGGCGGGGCTCGGCGGCCAACTCGGCGGTCTGTTACGCGCTGCGGATCACCAACGTGGACGCGGTCCGGCACCGGCTGCTCTTCGAGCGCTTCCTGGCCCCGGAACGCGACGGCCCACCCGACATCGACGTGGACATCGAGTCCGACCGCCGGGAGGAGGTGATCCAGCACGTCTACGCCCGGTACGGCCGGGAGCACACCGCCCAGGTCGCCAACGTCATCTCGTACCGGCCGCGGTCGGCGGTGCGGGACGTGGCCAGGGCGTTCGGCTTCTCACCCGGGCAGCAGGACGCCTGGAGCAAGCAGATCGACCGCTGGGGCTCGGTCGCCACGGTGGACGTGGCGGACATCCCCGAGGAGGTCGTCACGTACGCCAACGAGTTGCAGAGGTTCCCCCGGCACCTGGGCATCCACTCCGGCGGCATGGTGATCTGCGACCGGCCGGTGATCGAGGTCTGCCCGGTGGAGTGGGGGCGGATGCCCGGCCGTAGCGTCCTCCAGTGGGACAAGGACGACTGCGCCGCCGTCGGGCTGGTCAAGTTCGACCTGCTCGGCCTCGGCATGCTCTCCGCGCTGCACTACGGCTACGACATGATCGGGTCCACGCTCGACCTGGGGGACATGGCCCTGGACGATCCCGAGGTCTACGCCATGCTCTGCCGGGCCGACTCGGTCGGGGTGTTCCAGGTGGAGAGCCGCGCCCAGATGGCCACCCTGCCCCGGCTCAAGCCCCGCGAGTTCTACGACCTGGTGGTGGAGGTGGCGCTGATCCGGCCCGGCCCGATCCAGGGCGGCTCGGTGCACCCGTACATCCGGCGCCGCAACGGCCAGGAGCCGGTGACGTTCCCGCACCCGCTGATGCGCAACGCGTTGGAGAAGACCCTCGGCGTGCCGCTGTTCCAGGAGCAGCTCATGCAGCTCGCCATCGATCTGGCCGGCTTCGACGCGGCCGAGGCCGACCAGTTGCGCCGGGCGATGGGGGCGAAGCGCTCGGTGGAGCGGATGGCGCAGATCGCCGACCGGCTCTACACCGGGATGGCCGAGCGGGGCATCACCGGCGAGCTGGCCGACGACGTCTACCGCAAGCTCACCGCGTTCGCCAGCTACGGCTTCCCGGAGAGCCACGCGATGAGCTTCGCCTACCTGGTGTACGCCAGTTCCTGGCTCAAGCGCTACCACCCGGGCCCGTTCCTGGCCGCCCTGCTCAACGCCCAGCCGATGGGCTTCTACTCGCCGCAGACCCTGGTCGACGACGCCCGCCGGCACGGCGTCGAGGTACGCCGGCCGGACATCAACGCCAGCGGCGCCAGGGCGGTGCTGGAGTCCACCCCGGAAACCCGGTGGGGGAGCCAACCGGGGGAGCCACCGCACGCCTGGGGGCTGGGCGGTCCGGCGGTCCGGCTCGGGCTGGGCGGCGTACGCACCCTCGGTGACGACGTGGCCGAGCGGATCGAGGCGGAGCGGACGGCGCACGGGGCGTACCGGGACATGCCGGACCTGGCCCGGCGGGTCGGCCTGACCGCCGCGCAGCTGGAGGCGTTGGCCACCGCGGACGCCTTCGCCTGCTTCGGGCTGACCCGGCGGCAGGCCCTCTGGGCCGCCGGCGCGGCGGCCCAGGACCGGCCGGGCCGGCTGCCCGGCACGGTGCCCGGCGCGGCCCCGCCCACCCTGCCCGGGATGGAGGCGGTGGACCGCCTCGTCGCCGACGTCTGGGCCACCGGCCTGTCCCCGGAGAGCCACCCGGCCCGGTTCGTCCGGGACCGGCTGGACGCCCTGGGCGCGGTGCCGATCGACCGGCTCGGCCGGGTGGAGCCGGGTCGGCGGATCCGGGTCGGCGGGATCGTCACCCACCGGCAGCGGCCGGCGACCGCGGGTGGGGTGACCTTCCTCAACCTGGAGGACGAGACCGGCATGCTCAACGTCACCTGCTCGCCGGGGCTGTGGCAGCGCTACCGGCGGGTGGCCCGCACCAGCGCGGCGCTGGTGGTGCGGGGCCGGCTGCACCGGCACGAGGGCGTCACCAGCCTCGTCGCGGACCGGCTGGACGCGATCGACCCGCCGGTCACCCCGGCCTCCCGCGACTTCCGGTGA
- a CDS encoding alkaline phosphatase family protein codes for MTGPPVDPFAAVAPRYGGGSLADVLPSALAVLGVPGAADLLGLGPRLAGVRRIAVLLVDGLGWYQIPTAAPYAPTLAGLAATVGAPLTSGFPSTTPTSLVTLGTGTPSGAHGVLGFKVRVPDTDRVLSHIDWIGDPEPLRWQPVPTWYERARAAGVAVTVVSRPEYDGSGLTLAANRGGDYRGASGVDELAGELRSALVAGAGPVLVSGYHPDLDRHGHLSGVDSAPWRLAAAEVDRLLIRLVDGLPSDAALLVTADHGQLNVPDEHRIDLDTDPRLRAGVRVVAGEPRVRYLHVEPGATADVVAAWSAVLDGAARVMTRDEAVATGWFGPVPEEHLRRIGDVVVVCRDTYAVVATRSERPIESRLVAYHGADTAAEMTIPLLVVRG; via the coding sequence ATGACCGGCCCGCCGGTCGATCCGTTCGCGGCGGTCGCGCCCCGCTACGGCGGCGGCAGCCTCGCCGACGTCCTGCCCAGCGCCCTCGCGGTGCTCGGCGTGCCCGGCGCGGCCGACCTGCTCGGCCTGGGGCCCCGGCTGGCCGGGGTACGCCGGATCGCCGTGCTGCTGGTCGACGGGCTCGGCTGGTACCAGATCCCCACCGCCGCCCCGTACGCCCCGACCCTGGCCGGCCTGGCCGCCACCGTCGGCGCCCCGCTCACCTCCGGCTTCCCCTCCACCACCCCGACCAGCCTGGTCACCCTCGGCACCGGCACGCCCTCCGGCGCGCACGGCGTGCTCGGCTTCAAGGTCCGGGTCCCCGACACCGACCGGGTACTCAGCCACATCGACTGGATCGGCGACCCGGAACCGCTGCGCTGGCAGCCCGTCCCGACCTGGTACGAGCGGGCGCGTGCCGCCGGGGTCGCGGTCACCGTGGTCAGCCGTCCCGAGTACGACGGCAGCGGCCTGACCCTGGCCGCGAACCGGGGCGGCGACTACCGGGGCGCCTCCGGCGTCGACGAGCTGGCCGGGGAGCTGCGTAGCGCGCTCGTGGCCGGCGCCGGGCCGGTCCTGGTCTCCGGCTACCACCCCGACCTGGACCGGCACGGGCACCTGAGCGGCGTCGACTCGGCGCCCTGGCGGCTCGCCGCCGCCGAGGTGGACCGGCTGCTCATCCGGCTGGTCGACGGGCTGCCGTCGGACGCCGCGCTGCTGGTCACCGCCGATCACGGTCAGCTCAACGTGCCGGACGAGCACCGGATCGACCTGGACACCGATCCCCGGCTACGCGCCGGGGTGCGGGTGGTCGCCGGCGAGCCCCGGGTGCGTTACCTGCACGTCGAGCCGGGGGCCACCGCCGACGTGGTGGCCGCCTGGTCGGCCGTGCTCGACGGCGCCGCCCGGGTGATGACCCGGGACGAGGCGGTGGCCACCGGCTGGTTCGGGCCGGTGCCCGAGGAGCACCTGCGCCGGATCGGCGACGTGGTGGTGGTCTGCCGGGACACGTACGCGGTGGTCGCCACCCGTTCGGAGCGGCCGATCGAGTCCCGGCTGGTGGCGTACCACGGCGCGGACACCGCGGCCGAGATGACCATCCCGCTCCTGGTCGTTCGCGGCTGA
- a CDS encoding sulfite exporter TauE/SafE family protein, translating to MVVLLSAFGIVLLGAFAQAVSGFGYALLTVPLLTAAIDPRSAVVLSALTGIGLTLTTAVRERAYARWRMAAALNVTALLGLPAGLLVLAYAPEWLLSVLIAVVVLGCVALVGSRARIRTGRLGLGAVGVLVGVLTAATGTNGPPLVAAFHSLGYDPRTFRATLAATFSGTGLIGLAGFLLAGQVHAELVWISLAALPAVPLGWWLGNRLFHRIAPVVFRRIVLFGLLGSAGAALASLAG from the coding sequence ATGGTCGTCCTGCTCAGCGCCTTCGGCATCGTGCTGCTCGGGGCGTTCGCCCAGGCGGTCAGCGGCTTCGGGTACGCGTTGCTGACCGTGCCGCTGCTTACCGCCGCGATCGACCCCCGCAGCGCGGTCGTGCTCTCGGCGTTGACCGGCATCGGGCTGACCCTCACCACGGCCGTCCGGGAGCGCGCGTACGCCCGGTGGCGGATGGCGGCCGCGCTCAACGTGACCGCGCTGCTCGGTCTGCCGGCCGGCCTGCTGGTGCTCGCGTACGCGCCGGAGTGGCTGCTCAGCGTGCTGATCGCGGTGGTGGTGCTGGGCTGCGTGGCGCTGGTCGGCAGCCGCGCCCGGATCCGCACCGGCCGGCTCGGACTCGGCGCGGTCGGCGTGCTCGTCGGCGTGCTCACGGCCGCCACCGGCACCAACGGGCCGCCACTGGTCGCCGCGTTCCATTCGCTCGGCTACGACCCGCGCACCTTCCGGGCCACGCTGGCGGCGACGTTCTCCGGCACCGGGCTGATCGGGCTGGCCGGATTCCTGCTCGCCGGTCAGGTGCACGCCGAGCTGGTGTGGATCTCACTCGCGGCGCTGCCCGCCGTGCCGCTCGGCTGGTGGCTGGGGAACCGGCTGTTCCACCGGATCGCCCCGGTGGTGTTCCGCCGGATCGTGCTGTTCGGGCTGCTCGGCAGCGCCGGCGCCGCGCTGGCCTCGCTGGCCGGGTGA
- a CDS encoding methyltransferase domain-containing protein has translation MTRLGGVEQTRTLTPRTAVVWAVLRAELDRRAGEQLTVLDVGGGTGGFAVPLAEAGHRVTVVDASPDALAALTRRAAEAGVAARVRAIQGDGDALAGLVEPATVDLVLCHSVLEVVDDPAPVAAALVAALRPGGAASVLVAGRAAAVLARAMNGHLDVAAALAADPNGSAGPRDTLRRRYDADDAAALLTAAGLAVEEIHGVRVLADLLPAAVADGQPAALVELERALAARPPYRDLAAQLHLFARRPA, from the coding sequence GTGACTAGGCTCGGCGGAGTGGAGCAGACCCGAACCCTGACCCCTCGTACCGCCGTGGTCTGGGCGGTGCTCCGGGCCGAGCTGGACCGGCGGGCCGGCGAGCAGCTCACCGTGCTCGATGTCGGCGGCGGGACCGGCGGTTTCGCCGTCCCGCTCGCCGAGGCCGGCCACCGGGTCACCGTGGTCGACGCCAGCCCCGACGCGCTCGCCGCGCTGACCCGCCGGGCCGCCGAGGCCGGGGTCGCCGCCCGGGTACGCGCGATCCAGGGCGACGGTGACGCGCTCGCCGGGCTGGTCGAGCCGGCCACCGTCGACCTGGTGCTGTGCCACTCCGTGCTGGAGGTGGTCGACGATCCCGCCCCGGTGGCCGCCGCGCTGGTCGCCGCTCTGCGTCCCGGTGGCGCGGCCAGTGTCCTGGTCGCTGGCCGGGCGGCCGCCGTGCTGGCCCGGGCGATGAACGGGCACCTCGACGTCGCCGCCGCGCTGGCCGCCGACCCGAACGGCAGCGCCGGCCCCCGGGACACCCTGCGCCGGCGGTACGACGCCGACGACGCCGCGGCGCTGCTCACCGCCGCCGGGCTCGCCGTCGAGGAGATCCACGGCGTACGCGTGCTCGCCGATCTGCTCCCGGCCGCGGTGGCGGACGGTCAGCCGGCCGCCCTGGTCGAGCTGGAACGGGCCCTGGCGGCCCGGCCGCCGTACCGGGACCTCGCCGCCCAGCTGCACCTGTTCGCCCGCCGCCCGGCATGA